The Helicobacter pylori genome includes a window with the following:
- the nadC gene encoding carboxylating nicotinate-nucleotide diphosphorylase: MEIKTFLKRALKEDLGHGDLFERVLEKDFKATAFVRAKQEGVFSGEKYALELLEMTGIECVKTIKDKERFKPKDTLMEIRGDFSMLLKVERTLLNLLQHSSGIATLTSRFVEALNSHKVRLLDTRKTRPLLRIFEKYSVLNGGASNHRLGLDDALMLKDTHLKHVKDLKSFLTHARKNLPFTAKIEIECESFEEAKNAMNAGADIVMCDNMSVLETKEIAAYRDAHYPFVLLEASGNISLESINAYAKSGVDAISVGALIHQATFIDMHMKMA; encoded by the coding sequence ATGGAGATTAAAACTTTTCTAAAACGCGCTTTAAAAGAAGATTTAGGGCATGGGGATTTGTTTGAAAGGGTGTTAGAAAAAGATTTTAAAGCCACAGCCTTTGTTAGGGCTAAACAAGAGGGCGTGTTTTCAGGCGAAAAATACGCTTTAGAGTTGCTAGAAATGACCGGCATTGAATGCGTTAAAACCATTAAGGATAAAGAACGCTTCAAACCCAAAGACACTTTAATGGAGATTAGGGGGGATTTTAGCATGCTTTTAAAGGTTGAGCGCACCCTTTTAAACCTTTTGCAACACAGCAGCGGGATCGCTACTTTAACGAGCCGTTTTGTAGAAGCTTTAAATTCTCATAAAGTGCGTTTGTTGGACACACGAAAAACCAGACCCCTTTTAAGGATCTTTGAAAAATACTCCGTGCTTAATGGGGGAGCGAGCAACCACCGCTTAGGGCTAGATGACGCTTTAATGCTTAAAGACACGCATTTAAAGCATGTGAAAGATTTAAAAAGCTTTTTAACGCATGCCAGAAAAAACTTGCCTTTCACGGCTAAAATTGAAATTGAATGCGAAAGCTTTGAAGAGGCCAAAAACGCCATGAATGCGGGAGCGGATATTGTGATGTGCGATAACATGAGCGTTTTAGAGACTAAAGAGATTGCCGCTTATAGAGATGCGCATTATCCCTTTGTTTTGTTGGAAGCGAGCGGGAATATTTCACTAGAGAGCATCAACGCTTACGCTAAAAGCGGCGTGGATGCCATTAGCGTAGGGGCTTTAATCCATCAAGCCACTTTTATTGACATGCACATGAAAATGGCTTAA
- the mqnP gene encoding menaquinone biosynthesis prenyltransferase MqnP: protein MVALEHTIFSSMFLLMAMVISSYQKNQTLFVGLETLILCFLALLGARNFAMGFNRLVDRDIDKDNPRTKNRPSVDGRISVKGMVVFSALNALLFVVVSYFINPLAFRLSFPFLIILGGYSFFKRFSSLAHFIVGLALGLAPIAGSVAVLGDIPLWNVFLALGVMLWVAGFDLLYSLQDMEFDKERGLFSIPSQLGEKWCLNLSRLSHLVALVCWLCFVKCYHGGFFAYLGLGVSALILLYEQILVARDYKNIPKAFFVSNGYLGVVFFIFIVLDVGFKHA from the coding sequence TTGGTCGCTTTGGAGCATACGATATTTTCTAGCATGTTTTTACTCATGGCTATGGTCATAAGCTCCTATCAAAAAAATCAAACGCTCTTTGTTGGGTTAGAAACCTTAATCCTTTGTTTTTTAGCCTTATTAGGAGCAAGAAACTTCGCTATGGGGTTTAACCGCTTGGTGGATAGAGATATTGATAAGGATAACCCAAGGACGAAAAACCGCCCGAGCGTGGATGGTAGAATCAGCGTTAAAGGCATGGTGGTTTTTAGCGCTTTAAACGCTCTTTTATTCGTGGTGGTGAGCTATTTCATTAACCCTTTAGCTTTCAGGCTTTCGTTCCCTTTTTTAATCATTTTAGGGGGGTATTCGTTCTTCAAGCGCTTTTCTTCTTTGGCGCATTTTATCGTGGGTTTGGCTTTGGGTTTAGCCCCCATTGCTGGGAGTGTGGCGGTTTTAGGGGATATTCCTTTATGGAATGTCTTTTTGGCTTTAGGGGTGATGCTATGGGTGGCTGGGTTTGATTTACTCTATTCTTTACAGGATATGGAGTTTGATAAAGAAAGGGGCTTGTTTTCCATTCCTAGCCAATTAGGGGAAAAATGGTGCTTGAATCTTTCAAGGCTCTCACACCTTGTGGCGCTTGTGTGCTGGCTTTGTTTTGTGAAATGCTATCATGGGGGGTTCTTTGCGTATTTAGGATTAGGGGTTTCAGCCTTGATCTTACTCTATGAGCAGATCTTAGTGGCTAGAGATTATAAAAACATTCCTAAAGCCTTTTTTGTGAGTAATGGCTATTTGGGGGTGGTGTTTTTTATTTTTATTGTCCTTGATGTGGGGTTTAAGCATGCATGA
- a CDS encoding ComEC/Rec2 family competence protein, whose amino-acid sequence MKDKTFQGAFELLSTPKEYLLCGVILSLLLSLNLYLEYLNYQKLDFSKPTSLNAQILLQYPKTKDQKTYFVLKLQSKGMIFYTTIKEPLKNLQYRHAQFFGRIKPCFFLESLKSCFFQTYSFSLTRKQDFKSHWRHFIDSAHSNALAGNLYRALFIGDSLNKDLRDRANALGINHLLAISGFHLGILSVSVYFLFSLFYIPLQKRYFPYRNAFYDIGVLVWVFLLGYLLLLDFLPSFFRAFLMGLLGFLACFFGVRLLSFKLLILACCIAIALLPKLLFSVGFLLSVCGVWYIFLFLKHTQAFFKTSSFLVRSFQVISLSVLVFLNMLIIAHAFFPMFSPYQLFSIPLGLIFVVFFPLSLFLHAVGLGSLLDGILNMPLTIPTISVFSPLWLLGAHLFLTILSVRSFKVYLSMNVLSAGFFLYCCYQYIIMPSLIVG is encoded by the coding sequence TTGAAAGATAAAACTTTTCAGGGGGCGTTTGAACTTCTTTCAACCCCCAAAGAATACTTGTTGTGTGGGGTTATTTTAAGCCTTTTGTTATCACTCAATCTTTATTTAGAATACTTGAATTACCAAAAGCTTGATTTTTCAAAACCGACAAGCTTGAACGCTCAAATCTTGTTGCAATACCCTAAAACTAAAGATCAAAAAACCTATTTTGTTTTAAAGCTCCAATCAAAGGGCATGATCTTTTACACCACCATTAAAGAGCCTTTAAAAAACCTCCAATACCGCCACGCGCAATTTTTTGGCAGGATCAAACCTTGCTTTTTTTTAGAGTCTCTAAAATCATGCTTTTTTCAAACTTATTCTTTTTCTTTAACACGAAAACAAGATTTTAAATCGCATTGGCGCCATTTCATTGACAGCGCTCATTCAAACGCTTTAGCGGGTAATTTGTATCGAGCGTTATTTATAGGGGATAGCTTGAATAAAGATTTAAGAGACAGGGCTAACGCGCTAGGGATCAACCACTTATTAGCCATTAGCGGGTTCCATTTAGGGATTTTGAGCGTTAGCGTTTATTTTCTTTTCTCTCTTTTTTATATCCCCTTACAAAAACGCTATTTCCCTTATAGGAACGCTTTTTATGATATAGGGGTTCTGGTGTGGGTTTTTTTGCTAGGGTATTTATTGCTATTGGATTTTTTACCCTCTTTTTTCAGGGCGTTTCTAATGGGTTTATTAGGGTTTTTGGCATGCTTTTTTGGGGTAAGGCTTTTGAGTTTTAAGCTTTTGATTTTAGCGTGCTGTATCGCCATAGCGTTACTCCCTAAATTGCTTTTTAGCGTGGGGTTTTTGCTTTCTGTGTGTGGGGTGTGGTATATCTTTTTATTCTTAAAACACACTCAAGCCTTTTTTAAAACCTCTTCTTTTTTGGTGCGATCTTTTCAAGTCATAAGCTTAAGCGTGTTAGTGTTTTTGAACATGCTCATCATTGCGCATGCCTTTTTCCCTATGTTTTCGCCCTACCAACTCTTTAGCATTCCTTTAGGCTTGATTTTTGTCGTGTTTTTCCCTTTGAGTTTGTTTTTGCATGCTGTGGGTTTGGGGTCTTTGCTGGATGGTATTTTAAACATGCCTTTAACAATCCCTACGATTTCGGTTTTTTCGCCTTTATGGCTTTTGGGGGCGCATTTGTTTTTAACGATTCTAAGCGTGCGTTCTTTTAAAGTTTATTTAAGCATGAATGTTTTAAGCGCGGGCTTTTTCTTGTATTGTTGCTATCAATATATTATAATGCCTAGTTTAATTGTAGGTTAG
- a CDS encoding DUF6115 domain-containing protein gives MLSSNDLFMVVLGAILLVLVCLVGYLYLKEKEFYHKMRRLEKTLDESYQENYIYSKRLKELEGRLEGLSLEKSVKEDSSLRTTLSHLYNQLQEIQKSMDKERDYLEEKIIILENKFKDMGHYAANDEINEKQVLKMYQEGYSVDSISKEFKVSKGEVEFVLNMAGLK, from the coding sequence ATGTTATCTTCTAATGATTTGTTTATGGTCGTTTTAGGGGCGATTTTATTGGTGTTGGTGTGCTTGGTGGGGTATTTGTATCTTAAAGAAAAAGAGTTTTACCATAAAATGAGGCGTTTAGAAAAAACATTAGATGAATCCTATCAAGAAAATTATATCTATTCTAAGCGCTTGAAAGAATTAGAGGGGCGTTTGGAAGGCCTTTCTTTAGAAAAAAGCGTTAAAGAGGATAGCTCATTGAGAACGACTCTTTCACACCTTTATAACCAGTTGCAAGAAATCCAAAAATCCATGGATAAAGAACGCGATTATTTAGAAGAAAAAATCATTATTTTAGAAAACAAATTCAAAGACATGGGGCATTATGCCGCTAACGATGAAATCAACGAAAAACAGGTTTTGAAAATGTATCAAGAAGGCTATAGCGTGGATTCTATTTCTAAAGAGTTTAAAGTGAGTAAGGGCGAGGTGGAATTTGTATTGAACATGGCAGGGTTAAAATGA
- the nadA gene encoding quinolinate synthase NadA produces MPTDNDLKTSILELLHDLDALLVAHFYQKDEIVELAHYTGDSLELAKIASQSDKNLIVFCGVHFMGESVKALAFNKQVIMPKLSCCSMARMIDSHYYDRSVHLLKEYGVKEFYPITYINSNAEVKAKVAKDGGVVCTSRNASKIFNHALKQNKKIFFLPDKCLGENLALENGLKSAILGANSKEEIKNADVVCYNGFCSVHQLFKLEDIEFYRQKYPDILIAVHPECEPSVVSNADFSGSTSQIIEFVEKLSPHQKVAIGTESNLVNRLKAKRNHQNTFILSSTLALCPTMNETTLKDLFEVLKAYKNHRAYNTIGLKDEVARLAKLALTKMMELS; encoded by the coding sequence ATGCCAACTGATAACGATTTAAAAACTTCTATTTTGGAATTGTTGCACGATTTAGACGCGCTTTTAGTGGCTCATTTTTATCAAAAAGATGAGATTGTAGAGTTAGCCCATTATACAGGCGATAGCCTGGAGTTAGCTAAAATCGCAAGCCAAAGCGATAAAAACCTCATCGTGTTTTGCGGGGTGCATTTTATGGGCGAGAGCGTGAAAGCCCTAGCCTTTAACAAACAAGTGATCATGCCCAAACTCTCATGCTGTTCTATGGCGAGAATGATTGATAGCCATTACTACGATAGAAGCGTTCATTTATTAAAAGAATACGGCGTTAAAGAGTTTTACCCTATCACTTATATCAATTCTAACGCTGAAGTGAAAGCCAAAGTCGCTAAAGATGGTGGCGTGGTTTGCACGAGTAGGAACGCTTCTAAAATCTTTAATCACGCTTTAAAACAAAATAAAAAAATCTTTTTTCTACCGGATAAATGCTTGGGGGAAAATCTAGCCCTAGAAAATGGCTTAAAAAGCGCGATTTTAGGCGCAAATAGCAAAGAAGAAATTAAAAACGCTGATGTGGTTTGTTATAACGGCTTTTGTTCGGTGCATCAGCTTTTCAAATTAGAAGACATTGAATTTTACCGCCAAAAATACCCGGATATTTTAATCGCTGTCCATCCAGAGTGCGAGCCTAGCGTGGTTTCTAACGCTGATTTTAGCGGATCAACGAGTCAAATCATAGAATTTGTAGAAAAGCTAAGCCCCCATCAAAAAGTCGCCATAGGCACTGAAAGCAATTTAGTCAACCGCCTGAAAGCCAAGCGCAACCATCAAAACACTTTCATTCTTTCTAGCACGCTCGCGCTTTGTCCTACCATGAATGAAACGACTTTAAAAGATTTGTTTGAAGTCTTAAAGGCTTATAAAAACCACAGGGCTTATAATACGATTGGATTAAAAGATGAGGTGGCGCGCTTAGCCAAACTCGCTTTAACTAAAATGATGGAGTTGTCCTGA
- a CDS encoding phosphatidylserine decarboxylase — protein sequence MIALSNAFSRLFGSVAGYEFPSFIQKGINALYVKIFKIDLSEFEPLENYKSLNALFTRSLKKERPFDKAPNACIAPCDALITECAFLDNDSALQIKGMPYKAHELVGEINPLSPSFFYVNFYLSPKDYHHYHAPCDLEILEARCFAGKLLPVNKPSLHKNKNLFVGNERVALVAKDIQGNRLYFVAVGALNVGKIRFNFDKNIQTNAKAHLTQTYSYNPPIKVKKGDNLGNFEMGSTIVLFTQNTAFKDLKEKSVKFGESIGEFHAN from the coding sequence ATGATAGCTTTAAGCAACGCTTTTTCAAGACTTTTTGGCTCTGTCGCTGGTTATGAATTCCCTTCTTTTATCCAAAAAGGCATCAACGCCCTTTATGTTAAGATCTTTAAAATTGATTTGAGCGAGTTTGAGCCTTTAGAAAATTATAAGAGTTTGAACGCTCTTTTCACGCGCTCTTTAAAAAAAGAACGCCCCTTTGACAAAGCCCCTAACGCATGCATTGCGCCTTGCGATGCTTTGATCACTGAATGCGCTTTTTTAGACAACGATAGCGCTTTACAAATTAAAGGCATGCCCTATAAAGCGCATGAATTAGTGGGCGAAATCAACCCCTTAAGCCCTTCTTTTTTCTATGTGAATTTTTACCTTTCGCCCAAAGATTACCACCACTACCACGCCCCTTGCGATTTAGAAATTTTAGAGGCTCGTTGCTTTGCGGGGAAACTACTGCCAGTCAATAAGCCCTCATTACACAAAAACAAAAATCTGTTTGTGGGCAATGAAAGAGTGGCGCTTGTTGCAAAAGACATTCAAGGCAATAGGCTGTATTTTGTGGCGGTGGGAGCGTTAAATGTGGGTAAAATACGTTTTAATTTTGATAAGAATATCCAAACTAACGCTAAAGCCCATTTGACGCAAACCTACTCTTACAACCCTCCAATTAAGGTTAAAAAGGGGGATAATTTAGGGAATTTTGAAATGGGCTCTACGATCGTTTTATTCACTCAAAACACCGCTTTTAAAGATTTGAAAGAAAAAAGCGTGAAGTTTGGGGAAAGTATAGGGGAATTTCATGCCAACTGA